A stretch of DNA from Acidobacteriota bacterium:
CTCCAGCATCTGGGCTACGACCGGACCGACGGCGGAGCGTGGTCTCACCCAGGCGGGCGGAAAGCGATCTTCGTGGGCGACCTCGTCGATCGCGGCCCACGCGTCGTCGATACGCTGAAGACCGTGATGTCGATGTCACAGGCAGGGTCGGCCCTGGCTGTGCCTGGGAATCACGACATCAAGTTGAAGCGTAAGCTCGAGGGCCGCGACGTCACGGTGTCGCACGGCCTCGACCGAACGCTGGCAGAACTCGACCAGCAGACGCCAGAGTTCCGATCTGAGGTGCAGACGTTCCTCGATGGGCTTGTCAGCCACTACGTGTTCGACTCCGGACACCTCGTCGTGGCGCACGCCGGGATGAAAGCCGAGATGCAGGGCCGCGGCTCAGGTAAGGTCCGCGACTTCGCACTCTTCGGCGAGACGACGGGAGAGACCGATGCGTTCGGACTGCCGGTCCGCCACAACTGGGCAGCCGAATACCGTGGGCGCGCCAGCGTCGTGTACGGACACACGCCGGTTCCGGATCCGGAATGGCTGAACCGGACGATCAACATCGACACCGGATGCGTCTTTGGCGGCAAGCTCACCGCCCTACGTTGGCCCGAGAAAGAACTCGTGTCCGTGCCGGCGTTGCACACATACGCCGATCCGATCCGCCCGTTTCTGCCGGACACCTCCACGCCGACGCTCAGTGCCCAGCAGACGAACGACGATCTGCTCGACATCGACGATGTACGCGGAAAGCGGCTGATCACGACGAGGTTGCACCGAAGCGTCACGATCCGCGAGGAGAACGCAGCCGCCGCGCTAGAAGTCATGAGCCGCTTTGCGGCGAACCCGAAGTGGCTGATCTACCTGCCGCCGACCATGTCGCCGAGCGAGACGAGCAAGGCCGAAGGCTTGCTCGAGCACCCTGCCGAAGCGTTCGGCTACTACCGGTCGAACGGCGTACCGACCGTTGTCCTCGAGCAGAAGCACATGGGCTCACGCGCGATCGTCATCGTCTGCCGAAGTCAATCGGTGGCACGCGAGCGATTCGGGGTTCTCGAAGCCGAAGACGGGATCTGCTACACACGGACCGGACGCCGGTTCTTTGAAGATGCTTCCCTGGAGAGAGAGCTCTTGGCCTCGGTCCGGGGCGCTCTCGATCGCAGCGGATTCTGGGAGCAGTTCAACACCGACTGGGTCTGCCTGGACTGCGAACTGATGCCCTGGTCAGCAAAGGCACTGGAACTGGTCCGTCAGCAGTATGCGTCGGTCGGAACGGCGGCGCGGGTGGGACTCGGTGAGGCGGTTCGCGCGCTCGAGGCCGCTGGCGCGCGAGGCGTAGACGTTGGCGCGCTGATAGAGCGCCATAAGGTCCGGGAGGAACTCGCCGATCGGTTTGCCCGTGCCTATCGGAACTACTGCTGGCCGGTCGAATCGCTGCGCGAC
This window harbors:
- a CDS encoding polynucleotide kinase-phosphatase, with protein sequence MTFTIPELSLVVLIGPSGCGKSTFARRHFKPTEVMSSDAFRALVSDDENDQSSTDDAFAALHFVAARRLARGKLTVVDATNVQPEARKPLVALAREYHVLPVAIVLDLPERVCHDRNRVRPDRDFGAHVVRNQKSQLRRSIRGLGREGFRHVHVMTSQDDVEAAVIERQPLWNNRKHEAGPFDIIGDVHGCCDELEQLLQHLGYDRTDGGAWSHPGGRKAIFVGDLVDRGPRVVDTLKTVMSMSQAGSALAVPGNHDIKLKRKLEGRDVTVSHGLDRTLAELDQQTPEFRSEVQTFLDGLVSHYVFDSGHLVVAHAGMKAEMQGRGSGKVRDFALFGETTGETDAFGLPVRHNWAAEYRGRASVVYGHTPVPDPEWLNRTINIDTGCVFGGKLTALRWPEKELVSVPALHTYADPIRPFLPDTSTPTLSAQQTNDDLLDIDDVRGKRLITTRLHRSVTIREENAAAALEVMSRFAANPKWLIYLPPTMSPSETSKAEGLLEHPAEAFGYYRSNGVPTVVLEQKHMGSRAIVIVCRSQSVARERFGVLEAEDGICYTRTGRRFFEDASLERELLASVRGALDRSGFWEQFNTDWVCLDCELMPWSAKALELVRQQYASVGTAARVGLGEAVRALEAAGARGVDVGALIERHKVREELADRFARAYRNYCWPVESLRDIRIAPFHVMATEGAVHSDKDHVWHMTTIGSFVDPDHGLLIATRYRVVDLSYPESESAATAWWTELTENGGEGAVVKPLAFLATGSRGLLQPAVKCRGKEYLRIIYGPEYTLPEHLGRLRQRGLSGKRSLALREFALGIEGLERFVQREPLRRVHECVFGVLALESEPVDPRL